ttatattttacttctgTAAATGTACTGTTAGTGAAATTATGTGTTGCTGCGGACTTTTCTACTAAAGTAAACCTAATTAATGATGTGTTCATgacttctctgtgtttttggcaGATTCTTTCTGATGTATCTCATCAACAAAGATGAAACTGAACACACAGGACAGGTTCGTAAACACACTAAACgaacattaaaaaatataccgtggtaccttgaaactcaacgtcagttggttctgggagtggtgtccaGCTTTACagacattgagttttaaggtattttttcccataaggatgtatgggaaacctgttaatgcgttccatggtcatgtggaactgcatatattttaggctcatgcaAAATAATGTGGTTGGTTTTGACACATATACTCtgacaataacacaaatataatataaaaaaaacactgaaatacaattgaaaacagttaaaatctataaaaaatacaatatacctgcactttacctttacttttcttatgcttcttaatcgtggagatgcttaatCTTGGAATATTGTATTCCTTAGTGAGTTCAGTaccggcacattcacatgagaagtggcaaaactgcttttgcactgctgtgccgttatttcctatggagtgtggaggtgcacaaagcttaacgtgacttccacaaagttgaatcagttcatctggacacaagtttgttgtagagatacgtttcatcactcaCCCAAGTGATTCCTTCAGCCGTGATAGGACCTATACCCCAATCacatgtgaaaggcacacatagccattgtaattaatggtcattgtgatttgcatatggacctgatcactggtttcattgttatgcaatggacaGTGATCTGTCGTTGGTTGGGGTTATTCACctccagctcagactgaagaagtcacttggatgagtgacgaaacgtagctctacaacaaacttgtgtccagatgaactgattcaactttgtggatttgtgtacctggattattgagcatgcatcaagagagcttaacgtgacttattgcactaaaacaagcgaggaatttcattagtggagagaacttatgagcagtaataattaagagaggtttagtgttcctgtgtcggtATTTGAATACattgtcacgttaagcttttttttatttttgtattgataagcgttttagactctcaaaAAAGCTTATTCTTacagtttctcagaaccccgagcagtaacacaagtttaaaagtgaaacaggagagtttcaaagattttgagtttaggggatgtcagtatttggacaccccttctaataacTGAATTCATGTTTCATCCACTACAATTGCGATCCAatgcaggtgtaataaatcaattatataagggAGATttaatgttccagcatgactgtgcccctgtgcacaaagcaaggtctaaaTAAAAGATCAGTTAataaaaactccagtgtccagcacagagccctgacctcagccccactgaacagctttgggatgaactggaacatcaactttCTGGAACagtctttcttgaccaacatcagtgcccagccatacagatgCTATTATTTACTAAACTAGTACTTAATATGATTGAGAAAATTAAAGTTCCAAATAAAATGTGAGTGGCAGAAAGACATAACGGCTTTTAAAATTGTACTACAAggtcattatttaaataagggACGCTATAAATACTAGAATTTAGGTgcatgggtggcacagtggtacatCAGGCTAGCCCATTACCACCGAGACCTAGGGTTTAAATTACAGCCCTGCTATCggccatctacacagacataattggcataATTAGGTATGTGGACTAGAATGATCCACTGCACTGACTCCTAATTATGTGAGCAACtgaacaaaaaaatataaatagcagAATTTATATTttggtatacactgatcagccaaaacattaaaaccacctccttgtttctactctcactgtccattttatcagctccacttaccatatagaagcactttgtagttctacaattactgactgtagtccatctgtttctctgcatgctttgttagccccctttcatgctgttctttaatggtcaggacccccacagagcaggtattatttagatggtggatgattctcagcactgcagtgacactgacatggtggtggtgtgttagtgtgtgttgtgctggtatgaatggataagacacagcagcgctgctgaagtttaaaatacagtgtctactcactgtccactctattagacactcctacctagctggtccaccttgtagatgtaaagtcagagacgatcgctcatctattgctgctgtttgagttggtcatcttctagaccttcatcagtggtcacaggacgctgcccacagggcactgttggctggatatatttttggttggtagactattctcagtccagcagtgacaatgatgtgtttaaaaactccagcacaacacacactaacacaccaccaccatgtcagtgtcactgcagtgctgagaatgacccaccacctaaataatacctgctctgtagtggtcctgtgggagtcctgaccattgaagaacagcatgaaaaggggctaacaaagcatgcagagaaacagatggactacagtcagtaattgtagaactacaaagtgcttctatttggtaagtggagctgataacatggacagtgagtgtacgtagaaacaaggaggtggttttaatgttatggctgatcagtgtataccagTATTAATAGGCTGTTGGAAATGTTCGTTCTGTTCTCTACTAAACATGTAACTACAAGCCCACTCGCTAGATGCTTCTACAGTGTTAGGCTGTATTAATGACAAAAAGCAGTTTGTAGTATTAATAGCAGAACATGTCACAGAACATTTGGTTACGCGGTCTTTTAGAAGGTTGTGCCGTCATTCATGCCGCTGTTCTTGTCTCACCACAGGAGTCGTACGTGTGGAAGATGTATCAGGAGAGGTGCTGGGACTTCTTTCCTGCTGGAGATTGTTTCCGCAAGCAATACGAGGACCAGCTGGGCTAGACGAAACATCTACTGTTCTGTGCCCAAGTACAAATGACACTACAAACACCAACCTGAACTAGAACCTGAAATAAGACTGAACTCATGCTGCTGACCATTCATTCAAAAATACTGAGATTACTCAACTCTACAGGATGTAAACAATCCCTTTTAGGACTTGTAGCCCTAAATGTGATGTATAAGACTATGAAAAACATACAGTGCCAAATTCCAAACTGCCAATGAATAATCGTGTATGTTTTTAAAGACTTTATTTTGAATGTTTCTTTGCCTGTTCATCCACAGCACATCACATGGAAGGAACATTTAATCCAGAAACACAGATGGTTTAAACCCAGATGTAACAGCTACTATCTATTAAGACTGAAATCTTCCTCAGACAGCCTGAGTGAATGAACTAATATGcacaaatcttttttttcttatttgtaaACGTTTAATGCCGTTTAACATGGCAAACCAACAGCCGATATGCAGAAAACTAAACTTCGAACCAGTTCTATTCTTCAAAAGTGCCTTATGTTGAAAACTATGCAAATCATTTTGTTCTTCTCATTAGTAGCTCGCATGTGTTTTGGTTTGGAATATGAAACAAAAGGCGTCTTTAGTGCAGCAGTCGAGTCTGTTTGGTGTAAATGCAGAGCTGCTGCTATGCTTGGTTGATTTCTTTTGAAGAGTAAAAAACACATCTACATGCTTACTTGATCTCCCTTGgcattacagtaaaactacACATTAGAACTCAGTTATGAATCATTAGCTTTATGAGCGGTTGTATGGAAGCTTTGATGAATTGTAATTCATTTGGAGAGAAGGACAATAAAGTAATGAATGCAATAATTTCTACCTGTCATCTACTGTTCTTAACTAAGACtgctaaaacttttttaaatgcattttctccacattttcctcccgatttagcacactcaattttgtcttccgctgctgagagataccagattgcaatccgaggagagcacgtcactgtacacgcctcttccgacacgtgcacagccctcctcttctcgcccctgcattctgcacaggcgtctcttccgccaatcagggtccttacgcaGCGTATGAAGACTCGTAGATAGtgcggcccccaccctgcagatacggtggccaattagaatctgctgcaggcactgccaattatgcccgctagatggcgcccagccgaccgatggcaacaccgagtttcaaaccgaggaatatcccgctgcaccacctgggcgccaagaCTGCTAACTTACTGTTATTGTGCTGAAATATTGTACAGctatcagtgttttaaactcacACAAAAACTATGCTGCATACCTGTTTATCAGCAATATGGAAGCACAAAGCAAGCTGAAGCTTTGTGTTATAAATACAGACccaattgcgttacgcttcctctctactggtgctgacccccaacCCCAATTGAGGAAAGCGAACCGACACACGCCCCCCACACGGACCTATTTGACTACATtcctgaatgtatttattttgttcacATATCCATGGCCCACTACTTAAGAGACCCCTTTCTAATTTAATTGAGATTTTTTTCCTCAGTACATTTGAACATTTTGAAATGACTGTGTGTGGTACATAGGTACATAGAAACTACACCAGGAATATTCCATTAAAGAAAGCAGAGCATCATTGTTCATGTTCATGGCACTGTTTGTTCTTCAGCACAACCTCAGGTTTTGTTTATGAGATCATGCTATCTAACCAGTCCTCCAGATCCTCCTCAGTCAGCTCCTGTTTCACCGAATCTGCTTTCTGCTCCGACTCTTCTCCCTTCTGCTGGTTTCTCATCTCTTCTTTTGCATTTGCTGGCCTGACCTCCACCAGATCTTCTTCTCGAATCTCGGCCTTTAATTCTGCTGCGATCATCACACaacgttacatttacattttagattttcagcatttagcagacgcctttatccaaagcgacttacattatacagtctaagcaattgagggttaagggccttgcttaagggcccaacagtggcaacctggcagtggtggggtttgaaccagcaactttctgcttactagtccagtaccttaacagctagGCTACTGCCCAACATCAACATACAACATCAACCAGAACACAAGAAATAGATGTACTGCTGAGaggaaaagtttgtgaaccctttgttACTGACATTTTCATCAGTGTTTAGAACTCTGGTTTGATATAAATCACAATGGATAACCTTATTCTGCCTCCAATGTAACTATTACTCAGAGGATTGTTTAGAGTAAATGGATAAACTTGAAGGTCCAGTAAAGGAAAACAGATCAACGTATTGCTGGCATTTAGCAAGCATTTTTATCCAGAGCAACAAGACTGAATCCAATTTTTGCAACTAAAGGTTAAGTGCTTTGCTCAGaggtccaacagcagcagcttggtggtggtggtggtggtgcttgaactggcaaccttctgattacaagaccagtaccttaatcactgagctaaaaGTGTCTTACTTTGctttaattaatcatttgtgTTAATTCTTAAATAAACAGATGCAGCTATATTTTTATAAGAACTCAAATaacaatcatttacatttacggcatttagcagaagcttttatacaaagtgacttacagtattgtaacAGTCTATATTGCTTAagtaatttagggttaagggccttgttcagtggcagtggttgggcttaaaccagcgaccttttgattactagtccggtaccttaaccgctaggttaTTACTGCCCAAAATCAGACCACATTTTATGAGTAAGGCAGAAATCCAGATCCTGGCATttccaaagggttcacaaacattTTTGCCAACCGTTTAATAGACACTTTTACTGATTCTTCATTCTTACTGCTCACCTTTCTCTGAGTCAGTCGGCAACTCCCCTGCAGCGTTTGAGGCGTGAGAAATCTCAGTGATTGGTTTCTGCAGTCCTAGAAGCAGATCCAGTTCCTCGTCTGCATCATCTGCTGCACTGATCACGGTAGTGGATGTATGGGAGGACAAACTGATCCCCGGAACAGGCTTTACTGGTCTAGTCACTCCCAGGTCTGGTTCCTGACCTGCGTGTGCTGGAGCAGGAGCCTTAAATCCACCAGGAACTTTGGGATCGACCCTGTGTAGCGTCCCTACTGAGGGAAGTTCAACTGGGGTAGAAGCCTGAAAATAAACAGTTCAAATTCACCATGAATTCTCATAATGAAACAGATTTTTACCAAATCTATGGTTTATGTGCTACCTGGACGAGATCTGGTTCCAGATTAAGCCTCTTGTGTAGTGGGAGCTCCTGGAGGGACTGGGCTAAAGATTCCAGGTCTACAAACAGAGCAGGTACCTGCACAGGGAGAAGACAGTTATTGGGCAGCTGTTAGgcataaaaatgtttgattacaCAAGTCATTAAAGTGGATAAAGCAAAATGTTCAGATACCATAAAAATATTACCAGCAAATTCATTGTAAACGGGAGGCAAGAATTTATCATTgttataatattattgttataatatttCTTTACCTTATTataatcatatttatttttcacattgCTCAGGATGCaatatatttgaattaaaatagaCATAATTCCATAagacaaaaaagacctggatgtTCTTTAACTATTCTTATCCCCACCTTAGTCCTATTTTACTCACACTTGGGCCTTTATATGTTACAATGTTACAATATTATTAGAGTTAAATATTAGAActgattaattattaaaataataataaaattaattaattaaacttaCGAGGCCGGCTGGGCGCATATAAGGACAGTTTATTTGCTCTTCATTTTAATGGACGCCATAAGCTTGTCGGTCATCTAATGCAAGTCAGTTATTGGTTAAGAGAGGTTGGCTCAATTTGCATCCCTTATATATTTACACTCACACAtctaatatttataaaaaataataatgagggcgacacggtggctaagtgggtagcactgttgcatcacagcaagaaggtcctgggtttgattcccaggtggcgcGGTCccggtcctgtctgtgtggagtttgcatgttttccctgtgtccatgtgggtttcttccgggtgctccggtttcctcccacagtccaaagacatgcaagtgaggtgaattggagatactaaattgtccatgttcGATACAaccatgtgaactgatgaatcttgtgtaatgagtaactaccgttcctgtcatgaacgtaaccaaagtgtaaaacatgacgttaaaatccttataaacaaacaataataataatgataatattaataataatagctaaTGATAAACATGAAACATGCTAGCTAATAGTAGTTTGAGGTGGTGGTGTGTGCTGTATATACCTGATTAGCTGCTAGTGAATCCATCTCCCAATCTTTCTCCTCAGAGAACCGAAACTGAGTAAACGAGTCAcctggaaataaaaaataaccttTTTTTAATCTGGATTCTATCTATAAAAtgttacagaaaaaaacaaatacataactACAGAAAAACATTCAACATGTACCTATTACTCTTTTCTGCAAAATAGCATCAACTATTTCTGCTTTTCTACAGAATCAAACATCTGGTGTGTCATGACCAGCTGTGTAAATATACGTGATGAATCTCACACAGTGCGGTTACAAAACCAGACGTGCTCCTCCACTTTACATGTCAACTACAGCTGGTGATGCTGCTGAAAAAGACTCGGCAGGGGAGCAAAGGGTCAAGTCTCTTTGTACCTTTCTATTGTGTTGctagattttgttattgttaattaCTCTAAttaaggtgctcaggtggtgtgttagcagtTCTATTGGTCAGCTgggcatctatacagacatgacagACCTCATGCCTTGCGATGGATTAGCAACCTTGTCCAGGATAATATTGCTTTGCACCCAGGATTTTCTGGTTCttgaaatattatttaaaatgttatttaatattttatattatttaaataaagccatagcctagtggttaaggcagagatgttcacaaatacaactcgagtcacgagtctttaggctagagtccgagtcaagtcacaagtcaatataataaacacaaaacatatattggaaaagtagcgtagaaataaacaaataatctgtaagttcagataaaaacaacaacagattagcgagtgtattttgccattttacttcgtgcctttactttcctaggtagcAGTTAAAAGCTAAAACTGACGttatgttttcattgcaaattacggcacagcagccaaaatcccaaacacagcaaaaaacatccataatactgcttaccttagcttatgttcttccagatgctattacatgtataagtgtgtgtcccattaggaatataatccgttattttgcaaatgtgcttataattaaaaacctccaaactatatttatatatctaaattttatatttattatgttagaaagccgatcaagaGTTtgattaccacgtcatctgtgtgatgctacaatacatgcaaataacagcatttcttactaccaattacaatcagaaggtctgattggttcagaaagtggttcttacaatcattagcgccaattctgtaggagagtTCCATTCatcccagttgttcctgtgaagtgcaccacgtagggtattccaccattttaagtgagatttcaatccaaaggagggagtagggagcgacgcttcatcactacgctggaagctggctggaacatttacctattgcgtgcgttgcgggttaaatGGCGTTATTAgaaagcagaaaatgacacgatcagaatgatgtcggatcatataaatataattgtcacatgtaactaatgttgctgacttctgttgtctacaagtcattttttgtgagtcacGAGTTCAAGTCCGAATCATTTGAACTTAGAGTCAAATCTGAAGTCGCTTCTCCCCATCTctgggttaaggtactggactagaattcagaaggtcgctggttcaagccccaccacgtcAGGttgctgtaaatgtatattCCAGAATTTCTAATTTATTTCTAATAGAAGTCGTGAGTCCACCACATGGGAAATATTGGAAAAACTGACCTCCGGTGAGCGCTGATATCTGCCCAGTGGGTGATTGAGTCATCATTCCCACTTAACTACATATTAGATACACTGCAAGAGTGAAGTGCAAATCACAACACAGATCAGAGTCAGGACCTCTTCACATCGCTGCCATCTGGTCATAATCAGCACAACATCTGCTCCAGTACCACAGGCATGACTGACAACTTCCAGTCTTGAAGCCATCGAGCTCTTGATGTGTTAAGCTGCCTAATCCTGGGCGGTCtgttaaaatatgtttattctgttttcatttattaaactgGGATGTCGATAAGCCActtatacaagggatcttcaaaaagtttccacacttttatattttggttggaaatggtgaggctgtagtaggaggaggagtaatcggtcgtgtctgagagactgagagtcgcttatagtccagatttagcgccatctgatttccacttttttggacgctcaaagaagctttaaggggaaaaagattttcatgtgatgatgaggtgaaagcagcgctgcatcagtggctacacgctcaaccaaaaacattttttgctgatgatcGTTTTGTCTttggtggtagcctagtgggtagggctttgggctatcagctgaagggttgagagtttgaatcccagctctgccatgcagccactgttgagtccgtgagcaaggcccttaacccaagggcgccatacaatggctgagactgcgctctgaccccaatttccaaacaagctgggtcatgtgaagaaagaatttctttgtactgtacacgtgtatatgtatatatgacaaataaaggcgtccGTTAGTTCGTCGTAAGGGTTTGCAAGGGTTTAACTCTCTCATTATGATGTAGAGTAATGGTAGCTGCTTCACTTTTCCAGCTCTCTGAATGTTTTGGCCCTCTGTCCTTTGCAACTTTTTAAGGTGTTTGTGTTACTTCTGATAAAGCCATGGGGTTTAAAGTTCCCACAAGCTGCTGCAgttctactgtatatattttgctCTGAAATCCCTATAGTTCCATTGTATGATACAGATGTTATTCATCAGGTAGGCAGGATGGGTACATTTGTTTTGTTCCTGTTCCTAGGGGATGGGCTCCGGTCCCGTGAGGTTGCAGGTTCTGTCGTCTCTGTATCCTTTGGTCTTAAATCCTCTTTGCTTGCTGCTTTCTTGGCTtttctttttgcttttatttgtgAGATGTGTGTTCTGATAGCTGACTAAGGTTTGTTTCAGTATGCAGTGCATCTACAGTGGGTATATGTTGGGtactacatgctttgttttttGCTATTGATGAGCTTTTTACTTGAGAAGGTGTTtgcatttattgtgtttttctcTGTTTAGTTTGAGTTTCTGCTGTACTACTGGTTTGGTGCTACAGAACATCTCCATCTACGTATGGTGGttaagagtgtttgtgtgactgtgaGGGTCTAACTTATATGGTGTTTGTAATTGCAAGCGATTTCAAGAATTTAAgcattttgggggggggggggggggtactgaTGTGAAGACTTCCTTGTAGCTGTTTGTGCTGTAGAATTGTGTTCTGATGGTGTTCGTTTGTTGGCATGAGTAGAGGATATGTTTGATTTACAGAGGGGGCAAGTGGGGGCCTGGTCTCCTTTTAGCAGGTGTGTATGGGTCAGTTTAGTGTGTCCTATGAGGCATCTTGTGTATATACATTGTTCCCATTGTTTTTGGGGGTACTGAGCTTCATCAGCATTCACGGTAGGGTGGACTTTCCTTTTTTGAGCCAGGTTTAGCACTGAGCCTCTGTGGTTGACCCAGCAGTTATAACATGCACTTTTGGCATTCTGCTCCATGGTCTCTTTCTTTGCAGATATCACACAGTCTTGCTTGTACATCTTGCTGAGTCGTGTCCATATTTCTGACACTGAGGCATTGAAGCATCTTATTGGATTAGGGATGTATAGGTGTACTGGGACTCTTGGATCCTCTACTAAGTTTCTCCGGCGGCGGTGGCATGCAGAATTTGCCGTAGGTGTTTGGTttgatggatttttttttaaatcttgtttTCTTAATGCAATTTTTTGTACCTCAGTCACACCTTGTTAAACCAGTTCTGGTGTGATTGCTTTTAGCTTTCTGATACAAATAACTCCTTTACAGATGGATAGAGGAGGCCTTTAGGGTGTTACCTGATATCATAGCAGGTTCTTCGCTTGTACCTTCTTGAGACTTTCCAACAACTATAAGGCCTTATCTCAGCATTGTATCTTTAACTGTCTCACTTTGCTTAAGTGCCCATTCTAGATGGCAAAAAGGGACAGCTTAGTCGATTAGATTTTAATTCTCACCTAGCCTGGGAGCTGAGAACCTGATATCCTGTTCAGGTCTAGTTAGCGGTATTCTTAAGGTTCATCAACTCATTTCCAGCCTTGTGTACGATTTCAACTATGTTACATGATTTCAACAGTTTGGATAAGACCATTTGCAGTTTTATTGTGACAATGCCTCAGTgcacaagtcaaagtaaataaagaaatggtttCTCAAGTTTGGTAAAGTAACTTGACTGGTCTGCACAGAAACCTGACTTTAACCTAGTCCAACTTTAGGATGAGTTGGAATGCAGACAACAAGCAAGGTGTCACCATACTAATGCTCTTGTGATTAAACAAAAGCAAATGAATGCAGCCACATCTCAGATTCTTGTGAAAAACCTCCTCAGAAGAGTTAATGGTGTCAAAGCATTAAGGAAGGACCAGCACCCATGATTATGCATgtaatgttcaggtgtccagTAATGTCCATAAACCCAGCAACACACAATGGCGCCAAGGATTTGACctttatgtactttttaaagaGCAACGGGAGATGTTATCTGCCATAAACTGATTAAAACAAAGGTAAgacaggcgctcaggtggtgcagcaggataatcctctagcacaccagggcCAAGATTTTGAGCTTgaaggtt
The sequence above is drawn from the Trichomycterus rosablanca isolate fTriRos1 chromosome 9, fTriRos1.hap1, whole genome shotgun sequence genome and encodes:
- the aven gene encoding cell death regulator Aven isoform X2, with protein sequence MEAGRGGRGAGRGGGRGSQWRRGGSAGIGDNTGTGERRARGRGGRYRSRGKRDHYRGRGRAHPGDGAADLFRRRHDEQNNEEEIEEETPDVFSRRKLESNWDRYEESEKAEADDDVPAERGTDYNVLLSSAGDSFTQFRFSEEKDWEMDSLAANQVPALFVDLESLAQSLQELPLHKRLNLEPDLVQASTPVELPSVGTLHRVDPKVPGGFKAPAPAHAGQEPDLGVTRPVKPVPGISLSSHTSTTVISAADDADEELDLLLGLQKPITEISHASNAAGELPTDSEKELKAEIREEDLVEVRPANAKEEMRNQQKGEESEQKADSVKQELTEEDLEDWLDSMIS
- the aven gene encoding cell death regulator Aven isoform X1 yields the protein MEAGRGGRGAGRGGGRGSQWRRGGSAGIGDNTGTGERRARGRGGRYRSRGKRDHYRGRGRAHPGDGAADLFRRRHDEQNNEEEIEEETPDVFSRRKLESNWDRYEESEKAEADDDVPAERGTDYNVLLSSAGDSFTQFRFSEEKDWEMDSLAANQVPALFVDLESLAQSLQELPLHKRLNLEPDLVQASTPVELPSVGTLHRVDPKVPGGFKAPAPAHAGQEPDLGVTRPVKPVPGISLSSHTSTTVISAADDADEELDLLLGLQKPITEISHASNAAGELPTDSEKAELKAEIREEDLVEVRPANAKEEMRNQQKGEESEQKADSVKQELTEEDLEDWLDSMIS